AATAGCTACCTTTGTTGTAGATTCTCTGGATGAATTTGCAGCCGATTTTAAAGAAAACGGTCTTTCATTTATTCCAGAGCCTAAACAGGTGCCTACAGGAAAAAGCATGACTGTCCAGCATCCTGATGGAGCTATTGTTTAATACGTTGAACATAGTTGTTACCCCTGTCATTCGGAAGATTCAATAAAACAAGAAAGCCCCAAGCCTTTAAGAAGTTGAGAAAAAGCCCTCCGACGACTATCAACTGCCGAAAGAGGGCCTTGCTGGTATTTCATTTTCTTCCCAGATGCATCGTTTATTTTAGCTTTTTTTGTGTTTCACCTTATAATGGATCTGGACAAATTGCCCATAGCGTTTTGTTCCCTGTAAGAGTAAATCTATTTGTGGATTTTTTTCTGTAAATAAAGGAATGCCAGAGCCCAAAATATGAGGTGTAACTGTAATCATGTACTCGTCAATTAGATTTTCTTTCATAAAAGTATCAAGAATTGCAGCTCCACCGATCATCCATATGTTAGCCCCTTCCTGTTCCTTTAGCTTTTTAGTGAAATCAACTACATTTTCGTTTACAAATTCGACATACTCATTTGAACCTTGTTCTGAAGTTGAAAACACATAACACTTTTTATCCGAATATGGGAACACTTCCGTTATTTTTCTTACATACTCATAGGTGTTTTTCCCCATAATCGTTGTATCAATCGATTGATACATTTCCAAATAACCATTGTCACCTTCTCCCTCTGTTTCGAATAACCATTGTAAATCATCATCTTCCTTAGCAATAAACCCATCTAAGCTTGCTGCAATAAACAAAATAATGTCCCTTGGCATCGTTAGTCCCCTTTTTTCAAAATGTCCTTCCCCTTAAAACACGTAAGGCAGGTTTTATACTAACCTTAAAACATGACAATTTCTGACACGTAAAACAAGAAGGGTGAGATATATGTCAAAAGCCAAGCGTTTATTAGATATCCTTATGTTTGTAACTACGAAAAGAAAATTTACAGCACAAGAATTAGCTGACGAATTTAACATATCAGTCCGAACCATTCATAGGTATTTGTTAGATTTAAGTGATATGGGGCTATCAATCTATGCAGAACAAGGACGAAACGGCGGATATACAGTATTAACGGATCGCATTCTCCCCCCTGTTTTATTTACAGAGGAAGAAGCCGTCTCCATTTTTTTTGCCTTTCAATCTTTCCATTATTATCGTAACCTTCCATTTGATACTGAAATCAATTCGGTTGCACATAAGCTCTATCATTCGCTTTCCAGTGATTCGAAAGTAAAAGTAGATAAAATTCGCTCCTATATCACTTTTTGGAATCCCAAAAGAAGCATAGAGGCCCCCTATCTAACCGATATGCTAGAAGCCTCTATTGCAAATAAAAATGTACATATTCAGTATGAATCGAAGTCGGGTACCACGACAAAATACATACACCCCATTGGAGTATATGCTCATAATGGATTATGGTATCTCCCTGCTTATGATTACAACAAACAAAAAATATTATTATTTCGTATCGACCGTATTCTTTCTATTTTGTCCACAGATGAAAATGAAGCAGATTTTATGAATTTAGAAGAATGGTTTATTTCTAATCAAGTAAAAAATCCGATTCGCTTACATGTTCTCCTTTCAAGAGAAGGAGTACGTCAATGTAAAAGTGCCCCTGAGCTAGAAGGCTATGTAACAACACAGGAAGACGGAACTGGATATATTGATTCATTGATAGAGGAAAGTGAAATCTCTTATATCGCTCCGCTATTTTATAGATTGGGGGGTCATGCACAAATAAAAGAACCAAGGGATTTAATAGACAAATTGCGATTGCAGGCACGGGAAATTTTACGTATTTATGCGGGGGAAGAATAGAGCTTAGATAGAGAACATTTCAATTTGCTAGGAGAATAACCATTTTCTCTCCCAAGGATGAGGATCTAGCCTCGATACAAAGAAAAAGCCCTCAAAAAGGGACTTTCCTCATCATTGGAATCACTTTTTGAGATGCCTATCAGAGCCAAAAGATCAGATTCTCAATAGGTAAAATATCCAAGAAGATTGATTGAAAAACCTGCGTTATTTATATACTTTACAGTGTATGTTCCAGGTTGCAGACAAAATTGTTTTGAAGTGGTTCCCCTTGAATATATCCCATCAAAAAAATAAATCTGTCCATTGTCCCCTATTATATTAACAGAGGTGCTAAAAGAGCCTCTTCTTTGAGGATCGGATGTTGTTTGATTAACATTGAGCGTCCCACAAAAGTAGAACCAACTGTCGCCCTTATCGGTGCATCTTTACAATAGCTATTAGCAAAAATTAAACAAATAATTTTCATGTGGCTGCACTTTCTGTTGTTGACCAGCCTCAACTGATTTACTAGGCTCTGCTTGTGCAGAAGGAACTAATGCGAATACCATCATTGCGGCTATCAAGCCTTTGAACACTCTTTTTTCATTTTCATGCCCCCTGTATATCGCATTTTATTACATTTATAAAACATAATACATCAAATTAGATAACAATATATTTTTTCAAAAAATCTAATGAATGAAGCGATTGTAAATCATCATATATAAATGCATTCACTACTACATAAAAATGGAATCTTTAAAGAGCTCAAGCTTTCACTTTATAAACGTAAAAAGACGCTCTTAAATAAAAGGGCGTCTTTTTCTTTGGGCAAAGGATATGATGATTACATAAATATATGTTCTTGTTAGTAAGAGAGCTGTTTTAAAATTCCGGGCATTTTTTATCCTAAGCTATCAGGATATTCCTATGTTTAAATTATACCTATTACTTAAGTAAAACAGACAATCCCTGAGATAGGATATCCGGCTTGTGTCTTTTTACAGAGATGAAAATGCCTTTAGTGAGAAAATCTTTTAAAAATATAATACTTTCCACATATATTTTACTGAAGAAAAAACTCAAATTTTTGGAAACAAAAAAAGAGAACAAAAAAATTTCGTCCCCAATCCATCTCTAAGTTAGTATTTAAGAGCCTGTACTAGTAAATGAAACAGCCGTACATTTTATCCCCAAATAGGAATAATCAATCGTCACTGTAGTGATTGGTTCTTCTTGTTTCAGCATTAAAGCATACCTCGCACCTTGATACTTATTATCATATGAAATAAGTGTGTATTTACTTATAATAGCGTTTTGAATATTGATTGAATCGAATTTTTTCTATCAAAACTTTCTGATTTCGAATAAAATTCTTTTTTATCCTTTTTTAGTTGAATTTTTGCTTTTAAAGGTTGTTTCTGATTGGCCTCAACATTTTTGATTTTTATGTCTGCCATCCCATCCTCAATTAATCAAGTATAGGCGTTTCCCCATAACATGACATGTGCCTGTAGCAAAACTTTGGACGTGTATTTCTCATGCTGGGCACATAGAAAATTATCCGCTCAGAGAGACAAACTCTGAGCGGATAAACTTAATTCTTCTTTAATCTTTAATTACCAATTTTATCGCCATTGTCTACTTCGAAATATTCCCAGATTCCAACTTAATAGATACAAACTTCACAATGTTATTCGACCCGTCTACTTCATAGAGACCAAGATATTGTCCTGCCGTTGCCTGGATGTCGTCACCAGAAGTGTAGCTAGTCCCTCCACTAAGAACATCACCTACATTTGGTTTCGTGAATTCATGATCTTCTAGTTTGTATTTCAAGCTGTTTTCTTCGCCTACAGTATAGGTTACTTTTGTTGTCCCAGTAGCACTACCTGCCTCTACGTTATGACCACTAATAGCCGGAGCAACAATCGGAGCAACTTTGATATCCCCAGCTTGCAACTGAATAGATACAAACTTCACAATGTTATTCGACCCGTCTACTTCATAGAGACCAAGATATTGTCCTGCCGTTGCCTGGATGTCGTCACCAGAAGTGTAGCTAGTCCCTCCACTAAGAACATCACCTACATTTGGTTTCGTGAATTCATGATCTTCTAGTTTGTATTTCAAGCTGTTCTCTTCGCCTACAGTATAGGTTACTTTTGTTGTCCCAGTAGCACTACCTGCCTCTAGGTTATGACCACTAATAGCCGTAACAGCAATCGGTGCAGCTTTGATATCCCCGGCTTGCAACTGAATAGATACAAACTTCACAATGTTATTCGACCCGTCTACTTCATAAAGACCAAGATATTGTCCTGCCGTTGCCTGGATGTCGTCACCAGAAGTGTAGCTAGTCCCTCCACTAAGAACATCACCTACATTTGGTTTCGTGAATTCATGATCTTCTAGTTTGTATTTTAAGCTGTTTTTATTGCCTACAACATAAGTGACTTTTGTTGTCCCGGTAGCACTACCTACCTCTACGTTATGACCACTAATAGTCGGAACAGCAATCGGTGCAGCTTTGATATCCCCAGCTTTCAACTGAATAGATACAAACTTCACAATGTTATTCGACCCATCTACTTCATAGAGACCAAGATATTGTCCTGCCGTTGCCTTGATGTCGTCACCAGAAGTGTAGCTAGTCCCTCCACTAAGAACATCACCTACATTTGGTTTCGTGAATTCATGATCTTCTAGTTTGTATTTTAAGCTGTTTTTATTGCCTACAACATAAGTGACTTTTGTTGTCCCGGTAGCACTACCTACCTCTACGTTATGACCACTAATAGTCGGAACAGCAATCGGTGCAGCTTTGATATCCCCGGCTTCCAACTGAACAGATATGAACTTCACAATGTGATTCGATCCGTCTACTTCATACAGACCTAGATTTTTTCCTGCCGTAGCCTTGATGTCGTTACCAGAGATATAGTCTTGCTCGCCACCAGGAAGCGCTTCTCCTACTTTTGGTGTCGTGATTACACTATCTGCTAGTTTATATTTCAGGCTATTTCCGTTGCCTACAGTATAGGTTACTTTTGTGGTCTCAGATGCACTACCTGCCTCTACCTTATGACCACTAATAGCCGGAGCAACAATCGGAGCAACTTTGATATCCCCGGCTTCCAACTGAACAGATATGAACTTCACAATGTGATTCGATCCGTCTACTTCATAGACACCAATATATTCATTAGCTTGTGCATCTGTAATATCATTTCCAGAAATATAAGCTACTGCCTTATTAGGTGCCTTAGTACCTTTATTTGGTGTATCAAATACCTGATTTTGTTTTAAAATTTTATAGCTATTGCCACCGACATTTGGCAATTCTAATTTTACACTCCTAGCGACACTACCTTTAGCTTTGCTAGTGATCGTAATTTTTTCAACTTTACCGATTACAGGGGCTACTACATGATTAGTGATAGGAGGAGCTACTCGTTTTGCTTTAGCTTTCTGCTCTTTCGATAAACCACCTATTTTTTCTGTATCCACATACTCTCCTACTTGGATATTTGTAGTAGAAGGTAATCCTA
The nucleotide sequence above comes from Brevibacillus laterosporus LMG 15441. Encoded proteins:
- a CDS encoding VOC family protein, producing MNLEIASVGNFLLLSGSEKALAPFKATIATFVVDSLDEFAADFKENGLSFIPEPKQVPTGKSMTVQHPDGAIV
- a CDS encoding dihydrofolate reductase family protein, translating into MPRDIILFIAASLDGFIAKEDDDLQWLFETEGEGDNGYLEMYQSIDTTIMGKNTYEYVRKITEVFPYSDKKCYVFSTSEQGSNEYVEFVNENVVDFTKKLKEQEGANIWMIGGAAILDTFMKENLIDEYMITVTPHILGSGIPLFTEKNPQIDLLLQGTKRYGQFVQIHYKVKHKKS
- a CDS encoding helix-turn-helix transcriptional regulator, with the translated sequence MSKAKRLLDILMFVTTKRKFTAQELADEFNISVRTIHRYLLDLSDMGLSIYAEQGRNGGYTVLTDRILPPVLFTEEEAVSIFFAFQSFHYYRNLPFDTEINSVAHKLYHSLSSDSKVKVDKIRSYITFWNPKRSIEAPYLTDMLEASIANKNVHIQYESKSGTTTKYIHPIGVYAHNGLWYLPAYDYNKQKILLFRIDRILSILSTDENEADFMNLEEWFISNQVKNPIRLHVLLSREGVRQCKSAPELEGYVTTQEDGTGYIDSLIEESEISYIAPLFYRLGGHAQIKEPRDLIDKLRLQAREILRIYAGEE